The Plectropomus leopardus isolate mb chromosome 14, YSFRI_Pleo_2.0, whole genome shotgun sequence DNA window TTAATTATCCCCCCCTTCAAGATGGGCCTGCACTTGTGGATGAAAAAGATACCCTTCTGTATACAACACTGCCTCTCCACATGACAGTGTGGtgctttccctccctccttctgtctcATCTCACAAGATGACCCCCATTACTCTGCTCTGTTGTTACCAGAAGTAAGAGACACTTTGTTTATGTTGAGCGAAGGTGCTTTGAGAGGTAATGACGAGTGGAGGAGGGAGATTTAGATCCTGCAGGTCTGGAAACACAGTCGTAGAAGTggaacagatgttttttttattattatgtgataATAATTTAGTAGTATTTGGGTGTGAATAATATATAGaagatttaaatttaattgagagagagaaggagagaggaggagaagaggagggggcGCTGCTAATTATGCATGGCGATTGTTGATGGCTTGATTGTCTGCGTCCAGCTGCACGGAGGAgcggggagagggagagggagggcgGGGAGAGAGGCAGACTCACTGACGCCAGGCTCGGAATTCTCCCATCCATTGAAAGAGAGACCCGATTGTGTCCGGGGCCTTTCCGACAAGCACCTGATCCCTGCCCAGACACActagtgcgtgtgtgtgtgacagaaagagagagagaaagagagagagagagagtgtgtgtgtgtttcgcaCAGATTTACGCACTGTGAACTCTGGAATCTGCAGACAAGCGCTGTCATGGGAGGAAAATACGCTGTTGGCATTTTTTGATATCCTAGAAATAGCTCCCAGTTCTCAGAAATAAGTATCAGGGGCGGTGCTTCCTGTGGTTCTTCAGAATCAGAATTGGATAATGTTTATGTTGACTTCCCAATAATCTGTACTGCCAGTCACCCCAGTTTAAATTAGCAAACAAGCATTTTCCCACCAGACCTGGGAAGCTTAGCGCAATATTTGTCCTCCCCTCGACATATAAGATATTTAGGGTCAAAGTCTTGTTTGGATACTCTCCACAGCTCACACAATATGTCTCTAAAATAGCACTGGACTGAAGTCCTGTCTCACGGTTCAATGGTGTGGTTTGCTCTAAAGTGAGGTCGCCGAGTGACTCTTCATACAGGGTCAATGGTTGTGGGGAGGATGAGGGGGGTGTTATTGCCAGGAGGAAGGCAGCGAACATCTGTTAAACCTCTGCATAATGGGGAGGATATTTCTCAAGCCGTGTGCATTTACGCACAAATGTTACCAAAATGAAGATAAGAATGTGACGTGTTACTGACTGCacatcatgctttttttttatacaagtgtgttttattggatttttttgtatagGCTACTGTAGGTAttacagcaaaagaaaaagtaagatACAGTACTGAACATTTATAGTAAGGTATCATCTTAATACAAACTGCTAAAACAGGACTAatttttaaccccttgaaaacTGGAGCAAATTCACTTtaattgtgctgttttcacatgcctttcacaagtattaaaacctttgaaacctgagaaaattggtgcaatttctttcaaaaacatgggaaacaatgcaatgagcaacttggtaagaaatgttcctcatattgcaataaattaactgatttaaaaatatatatatttccaaaaacaagggaaaatgtctagggaaaatggaaaaaagataGGGaacaattatatttataataaacataattaaatattttaaataatgttacaatATTATTATAACTCTAAACACTTTTTCAgtcatgtccttgtttttttttttttttacttttattttattttttattttctaattttcagataatttttctTGTAGTCTAGTATAGTATCTTGATAATGTTTGGGTAATTTTGTCATTCAttactcattgctttcttcctatgtttttgaaagaaatttctcaggtttcaaagggttacggTCCAAAAAAATTAGTTGATGgtccaaaagaaataaaaataatggaaatgcaCATAATTCTCTTGTCCTAAAGAGATTAGGCAAGTAGACGTCTGTAGCCTTCTTCcctcctagaaatgtcataaaatatccCCATATATAATCAAAGTCAGAATATTTACCCTTAATACtaaatttaagtttttcaaGAGCAATAGAGTATGAAAGACTGGCATGCCAGGCTTGTAAGCTGGGTTTGGAGGgagatttccaggattttgcTCTGGTGTGTTGTGCTTGTAATGAGCATCATTTTCTTATCTACTTTTCTTAGTTTAAAATTTACAGGGAAAAGAATAACAAGAATACATAGTTTGGGGAAATGCCTATGACTTGTGAAAGGATATCCAAAACCTCTATCCAGAAAACCTGAATATTTGGGCAGTCCCATAGACAATGGAATAATGTGCCTTTTATGTCAATTTTCAGTTTGAATTTATTCAACAGAGTctgatgaataaatatatatgccCTTATTATCCACTTTTATTTGGGTCATTTGAAATGGGtatttttgggttgtgtttGGGCTTTTAAGCAGGTTGTCTGCAATGGTTTGATACATTTAATTAGGTTTTTGGTAGCATGTGGCGCAACATGATATCAAATTTGCCAAAATCAAGATGTCATTAGTGGTTGCAACATTAACATCCCGCCACCCACAAACAGTTGAGCAACCACTTTACCAAACTACTGTACATAAACTTGACAGCATAAAGTTGAAATTGTCCTTTAATGATAATCACATTTTGCTCAACTGCCACTTTTCATGATTCATCTCCGGGCCATGTTTTCATGATTACACAATTATGGAGTATTTACTGAAAGGTTTTCCTCTTAACTTTCTCTGGTGTGACTGCAGATGGGAGGAGGGAAGCGTGTAGGCCACAGAGATCCATGAGTGACAGAGCCGCTCGTCCAATCGGATCTCCGAGCgcctctgctcctctcccctCCGCCGGTGGACGGGGGAGGGCGGGCCGTCTGCCAAAGAGGGGAGTGCGCGTCGGGGTGAATGGATGACGTCGGGAGGCTGGCGCCAGCATGTCTGGGACTGGCGCGTTAGATCAACACAGCTGGGCCGGGATAGGACACACAGCTGGCTCAGGCCTGCATTCCTCCACAAAACAGGATTGtgagaaaaggggaaaataagACCCAAATAGGAGCAGAACGGGACGTGCTTTGATGTAAACTAAAACGGAGCAACATTTggaattgttaaaatgtaatatcgTAAAACCCTTTCACCCCAAAGAGGGCTAGATTTTAGAAGTCTATTGAATGGAAGAAATAAGTTCACCCTTTATTTCCTTTGCCAGTTTGAATTATTGTCGATTATATAGGCATATTCAATAGTGTCTATAAGAGAAGGCCTATAAGCtaccaaaacataaataatcagTCATTAAATCTATATCCAATGATAGATCATCAGAATAACATGTTGGCAATtaactaatgaaaaaaatagtctGGCCTCTCACTGACCTTTTACCTATATCATGTAAATATCttattttcaacattattttcttGCATGTGCATTTTTGGGGGCAGTATGTCTTTAAATGAGTACATACACTACTCAAATTTATGCTATCTATGTATTAGTATAGTATCTATCTATATAGTTTTGAACAAATTCAGTTTAGGTGTTTACATGAAGCCAAACTtcatgaaattacagtaatcaaTACATCTTAAAAAAGTGGGCCATTGTTATGTCAAAATGAACATGACAAGTTATCACAAGCATCCATTTGAGCAGAGTTTTCTTCATCTGGAATAATAGCTCTTTATACAATCattaaaacagacacatctCCTTGCATATATACTCCTGTAAAAATAAGTAGGTGTTACTAAAAGTGTCCGTCTCTTTGCTGGAGATTCAATTTAATTTGCTGAAGGAAAGTTgacagcagaaatgaaaacaaaaaaagttcaagtaAAACAAAGATATTCCTTCCATACTGaaccaaaaaataaagcagtttgaaAAACAGCACTGTAGATAAAAGCATCCCCAAGTCAAGTAAAGTACTGTGCAGTGGCAATAGATACAATTATCAGTAATAAATAACCAAGGTATACAATTCAAAGAACTGTCCATAAAAGACAGAAGTGAGGCTAGTAGATTAAGCTTGTCCTCGAAATGATGTGCCCCACTTTAAGGACTTTTTTCAAGctatttcaaataaatacaaccACCTGCGAGAGGTAACTAATTGATTGACAATCCCCTGTAGGCATCCCAGCCCTAATTTCCTCATTCTTTCCAACCCTTCCACAAGGTGatatcaaccaatcagagcggaCCTGCTCTttacactgaccaatcagagcgcgGTGCGAAAAAGTGGGCGTTATCAGGCGCGCAGTGTATAAAGACCTAACTGTACGCCGCTGTCACATCACTGTAGCCTCTCAGGACCGCGATACAGGAAGACCAAAAGAGCTCCAACTTAACTCGGAAATCTAGTCGAGtcgtcattgttgttgttttcatcatgAAAGCCATCAGTCCCGTCCGCTCGGTGAGGAGCTGCTACAAGGCCGTGTGCTGTATCTCGGAGCAGAGTCTCGCCATCAGCCGGAATAAACACTCGTGTCTGGAGGAGCCGGTGGGCGCCCTGTGCGACATGAACGACTGCTACTCCAAGCTGAAGGAGCTGGTGCCGAGCATCCCGCAGAACAAGACGGTGAGCCAGGTGGAGATCCTGCAACACGTCATCGACTACATCTTCGACCTGCAGATCGCGCTGGAGGCGGAGGACACGGCCGCGCCGGAGATGGTTTTGTCAATAAAGgtgaggggagagaggggagatgcGGGGCTGCAGGCTGGACTTGATGCCTGTCCCTTAAAATCAGACACACTTCCATTCACTAACAGTAAACGTCTCGTGTAGCTTTTTGGACTCTCACTGGATTTTATATAAGAGTGTAATTATCTGTGGATTTGGTGAGGTTACTCCCACATAATGTGCATACCTGCTTGCATGCATCGCGCTCATAttgtaggcttttttttttaaagaatattatgCAGGTAGCAGATGATGTTCTCTCGTGTGATATTGTAGCAAACATAACACACTCCCGCatacagttattttttgtttacatgcaatTATGATAAGGATTTCTACGTCTAACACTTCTTTTTGCTTTCAGACTGCGGATCTTGCTCGCAATTTCTCCAAAGAAGAAGGTCGATTGTGCCATTAGGACGATGCCAGATGACGGTATGCATTCATAATTTCATCTCAATATGTGGATAAAAAATTGAATCACAAGATGATTGTGCTGAGCAACATCCAACCTCCGGGCCAGTCACTTAGAATTAAAACAGTGTCCTTTTTGGACCGTCAGCCCGAGTTAACCTCAAAGATAAAACTTTTAATACCAGAGAATAGTGTTGGCATCTATGTGCTGGGAGATTAAGGTCTTTTTTACCCTCCACATTCACCGCGGTTGCCAATTAGACAGGCCAGTGAATGTGTAGCGGATTCATTGCTATCTGCCTGGGGTTAATGAAAGTTCCATGCTCGGCGCCAGTCTGTCTGCTCTCCTCtgcagggaggggagggagggtgagagggagagagatctgacttcacttttcttcctttctctccatGCAGGTGCAGGGAAACACATGTCTCCACTTCACTCCGGGCAAGAGGACAAGAGGGGCAGAAAGGGTGGGATAGGTATTtgggagagaaggagaagaagaaggaggaggagggaggtggatGGGGTTTTAAAAGAAGAAACGACAGGAAAAAAGTGGACTGTTTCTAGATGAGTGGGGATCAACAGTGGTGCATGAGCAAGAAAACAGAGACTCATTCTTTGGCCCCTGGACAGACAAATCAACACACCAAAGCAGAAGCCAGGAATGGAAAGCAACCGGCTTTGTATGCCCTcctcctaaaaaacaaaacaaaaaggaaaaaaactgagatccCCTGTCAGTAGAAGTAGAAACATTGGTacattgttgtttcttttttttgtgttgcattccAGACCAATTTTATGTgggttaaccccttgaaacccgagcaaattggtttaatttttttttttttttttttttttttcaaaaacatggtgcaAAGGCAACATGATACTTAAGACAATGCCCAAAAAGGAATTTAGTAAAACTTTATgagaaaattacacaaaaataagtAATGGGGGAGAGGGGGTGGTATTTTTTCCTcctaacataattttaaatatataactgtaattattataagcatagttttctgaacatatttccctattttttaaaatattttccccCCCTCCAtcctctttaaaaataattttaagttcattttctttgtcaacttttgctattttcttgcaatttgtgggacattacTTGCCAAATTTCTCATTGcctctttccccatgtttttgtaagaaatcaaaccaatttctgAATGTTTCAACGGTTTAAAcagcttgtgagaggcatctggaCAAGAAACTGATGTCCAACCAAGTTTTAATGGGTTAAACTCCACTCACAGCCTGAACCCTTTTCTCCACCACATCATCTCACATAATGATCCCGGCATTATTACCCACCCCTCTAATCTGATTTCTAATGATCTGGAGACTGTTACAACTTCATTCGAATGTGTACATATCTGCTGTGGGTATGTAAGGTGTGAGTCAATTTGgatgttattttttctgactGGGAGTTTGGGTTTTCTTAGGTATAATCAGAACTCTATACTAGAGTtaattgtaaatgtttgtaGGGATTGTGTTATTTCTACAGACAATTTGCTGTGAGTTTCATAAACTCTTTATTATAAAATTTgctttgtatgtatgtatgtatgttcttatgtaatgaaattaaaaaaagacgtGAAAGTTTATGGCTTGAGATGATGAATGAGTTGTGGTATTCAGAAAATAAAGGTGATGCTGACGTGACTTTTCGGATTTGGATGACAATGAAATGCTGATACAACaggatgttttcagatgaaTCTTGAGGTCGAGTGGTTGGAAATCAAACGAAGGGAGTTTCCTGTGAGTGCTTCTAATTTTCCAAAGAATGAGTTATCACCCGTTTTAAAAGCAATTGAACTTCCTAAATGCTGTAAGAAGAGAGGATGTTATGTGATCATAAAACAGCCATTCTGATCATTCATAAATATTGAAAGAACTGAACATTTCTGACACCAGGTCAGCATGTGTGTAAACGTGTTGCCTTGACCTTGGAAGCTGGAGCGCATCACTTGAAATGTAGTAATCATTCAACTCACTAAGAACACTTTTCAGGACCTCTTATAGTATGTATGAGTGGAAGTTCCAGTTACGTAATGTGATATTAATTAGGCAGAAAAAGTGCAACTGTCAAATGATACACGGGCAGCCTTGTAAATGAGTGTTACTGTACTTAACTCCCCTCAAAGGATAACCAAACTACTGCAGCTTGGGGATTGATCTGGAATTTCAGGAATTAAATGTTAGCGTATACTTAAAGTGCCTCATCTGGATCATTGACATCAATAAGCAATCTTGTAATTTACATTCTTACAAAACTTTTTAAGATGCAAGTAACCGAGCAATCAGACTCAGAATCAGATTGAATAAGTTCACCCTGTTAAACCTTCATACTGTTAATAGTGATGATGTACCTCCACCTAgtggtaaaaatgtgttatcAGCCTCAAAATTTTCATGCAAGTGAAGCAAACATAATGTACAATAGCGATACTAAACTTATGGCCTGTGGGCCAGAACAGGCCCCTGATTAGGTACTGGGTGATTTTtgtattcacaataaaaatagtgaTTCACTCCCAGTGATTCTCATACAAAAACCACTCCCATTCTCACTGGGAGtggtttttgtatttaaagtatacataaggtgacagaaaacaacatgaaaatagcgcctgtttattaaaaaagactgccagtggaggatccctcgcaacccctgacagaggtcctaccTAAGaccttgtttatcaaaaagtggCCATAGGAGGATTCCCCTGGACCCCATGACTGAGGTACGGCCTGAGCCCAAATTTCCTCAACTCCGAGAAACTGGCCCCTGGACTCCTGATCCTTTTGTACAAGTGGCCCCAGGGAAAAGCAACATGGGCATCCCTGCCttgctgtttattattatttgtattaccACCATACACATGGACATTATTCTGCACTTTACTGATCTTTGGACTTCTGGTTAGATGCTAAACTGCATTTCACTGTCTCTGAACTttgtgcaatgacaataaagttgaatCCAATTAACTCTAATGTAAATTCAGGGCTGCAGTCAGACCAAGTGTTGTACCGGTTTGTATTTAACTATAAGGCATTTATGTCATTTGTACCTTACCTCAAGTAAACTATCGAGGGGAAAATATACCGTGAACACCCAAATATACCCACTGAACAGTTAGAAACAATGGGCAATGAATTAGCATAGAGTAGAATCAATGCATAACCGACACCAACAGAAACATCAGTTTTACAAAAGCAGCATTGTATTTAACTGCATTAGACACAAGTTCATGATATTATAATATATGCACCGGCATATGCATATGCAACAACACACAGCACCTTTTGTGTTTCAACAGTAAGAATCAGAGAGGGAATGAACCACAAACAGTGCTTCAGGCTTCGGTACTGAGGATCAGATCCCAGTCCACACCACAAGGTGGCAGTGTTGAATGAGGA harbors:
- the id3 gene encoding DNA-binding protein inhibitor ID-3 translates to MKAISPVRSVRSCYKAVCCISEQSLAISRNKHSCLEEPVGALCDMNDCYSKLKELVPSIPQNKTVSQVEILQHVIDYIFDLQIALEAEDTAAPEMVLSIKTADLARNFSKEEGRLCH